From Verrucomicrobiia bacterium, the proteins below share one genomic window:
- a CDS encoding WD40 repeat domain-containing protein, translated as MKPAASFRLEDFPRALAWSPDSAVLAIALANGRVARLHAPSGERLADLASHTAGVLALDASPDGRTLATGGEDGRLVFWDAASDEVRTEVRLGRGWVEHVAWSPAGGVLAAAVGQQLGFFQADGTALPAPAAFGSTVAGLAWRGDGVALAAAGYGVVTLCRPGETAPVEALAWKSAYISLAWSGDGRHLVAGTQESNLIYWPLPFRDEQPLHMSGYAAKVKQLGFDARSRFLATSGGGSVTVWDMAGRGPAGTRPLQLEGHGGRITALAWQRRGQMLATGAQDGSLWLWNPAAGEVGVPARREGSEITALAFAPDDRSLAVASADGTVFVAA; from the coding sequence ATGAAGCCTGCCGCCTCGTTCCGACTCGAAGACTTTCCCCGTGCCCTTGCGTGGTCACCGGACTCCGCCGTGCTCGCCATCGCTCTCGCCAACGGCCGCGTTGCGCGGCTGCACGCCCCATCCGGCGAACGCCTCGCGGACCTGGCTTCCCACACGGCCGGGGTGCTCGCGCTTGACGCGTCGCCCGACGGCCGCACGCTCGCCACCGGCGGCGAGGACGGCCGGCTCGTGTTCTGGGACGCCGCCAGTGACGAGGTTCGCACGGAGGTTCGACTTGGCCGCGGCTGGGTCGAACACGTGGCGTGGTCGCCTGCGGGCGGTGTGCTCGCCGCCGCGGTCGGGCAGCAGCTTGGCTTCTTTCAAGCGGACGGCACGGCACTGCCGGCCCCGGCCGCCTTCGGCAGCACGGTGGCGGGTCTCGCCTGGCGGGGTGACGGCGTGGCTTTGGCCGCGGCGGGCTACGGCGTGGTGACCCTGTGCCGGCCGGGAGAGACCGCGCCCGTGGAGGCATTGGCCTGGAAATCCGCCTACATCTCGCTGGCATGGAGCGGAGACGGACGGCACCTCGTAGCCGGCACGCAGGAAAGCAACCTGATCTACTGGCCGCTGCCCTTCCGCGACGAGCAGCCCCTGCACATGAGCGGCTACGCGGCCAAGGTGAAGCAGCTCGGCTTCGACGCCCGCAGCCGCTTTCTCGCCACCAGCGGTGGCGGGAGCGTGACGGTGTGGGACATGGCGGGTCGCGGGCCGGCGGGCACCCGGCCGCTGCAACTGGAAGGTCACGGAGGGCGGATTACGGCCCTCGCGTGGCAGCGGCGCGGGCAGATGCTCGCCACCGGCGCGCAGGACGGCTCCCTCTGGCTGTGGAACCCTGCCGCCGGCGAAGTCGGTGTGCCCGCACGCCGCGAAGGTTCCGAGATCACCGCGCTGGCGTTCGCTCCCGACGACCGCAGCCTCGCGGTGGCCAGCGCCGATGGCACCGTCTTCGTCGCCGCCTGA
- a CDS encoding FkbM family methyltransferase — translation MEAWVVAAEDGSAWGHIAKVYEMNRRMQASLLRLYRLACLTGFPSTGAGRAFSEFCYDKYKAWMEAGDVDYLASLVASGATIIDVGANIGFFTMRFAGWVSGGGRVLAIEPETTNFQRLRHMVHRRGLRSIVEPIQGAANDENGKVRLHVDPFHPGGHRMDDAGVLVDAYTLDHLLVQRPHAVVSLVKIDVQGAEERVLKGMRDTLWRHHPALFIEIDPPALATMGSSVDRIVHFLAEFGYRVHRLAKGTRSPALSRDQMDDYLRKGYADFLFLALIESGARRCRNSKARFTG, via the coding sequence ATGGAGGCATGGGTGGTTGCTGCTGAAGATGGTTCTGCATGGGGCCATATTGCTAAGGTTTACGAGATGAATCGGCGGATGCAGGCCTCTCTTCTGCGGCTTTACAGGTTGGCGTGTCTCACGGGCTTTCCTTCCACTGGGGCGGGCCGGGCCTTCTCCGAGTTTTGCTATGACAAATACAAGGCCTGGATGGAGGCTGGGGACGTGGATTATCTGGCCTCTCTGGTCGCATCCGGAGCGACGATTATAGACGTCGGAGCGAACATTGGCTTTTTCACCATGCGATTCGCGGGTTGGGTGAGCGGTGGCGGACGGGTCCTGGCCATCGAGCCGGAGACCACCAATTTCCAGAGACTGAGACACATGGTGCATCGACGCGGACTCAGGTCCATTGTCGAGCCAATCCAGGGCGCTGCCAATGACGAGAACGGCAAGGTCAGGCTGCACGTGGATCCCTTCCATCCGGGCGGCCATCGAATGGACGACGCCGGAGTGTTGGTTGACGCCTACACCTTGGATCATCTGCTGGTACAGCGGCCCCATGCAGTCGTCAGCCTGGTCAAAATCGACGTTCAGGGAGCTGAAGAACGCGTCCTCAAGGGAATGCGCGATACGCTTTGGCGTCACCATCCCGCCTTGTTCATCGAAATCGATCCGCCAGCGTTAGCCACCATGGGATCAAGCGTGGACCGGATCGTTCACTTTCTGGCCGAATTCGGTTATCGAGTTCATCGCCTTGCCAAGGGGACACGCTCGCCGGCCTTAAGCCGCGACCAAATGGATGATTACCTGAGAAAGGGTTATGCCGACTTCCTCTTCCTCGCCCTTATCGAATCTGGTGCGCGGCGTTGCCGCAATTCGAAGGCCCGGTTCACCGGTTGA